From the Oryza glaberrima chromosome 5, OglaRS2, whole genome shotgun sequence genome, one window contains:
- the LOC127772787 gene encoding rhomboid-like protein 11, chloroplastic, protein MAAQQLLLLLPLPLPSRTFSKPLPSLPIPLPALRLSSSAYAARRRDLLRSLRCGMRRSDLVADLELAKDKQWQGRRPNGIFWILLLNVGIYVADHLFQIEHIKAMYLYHAFPSWFQFVTSTFCHANWNHLSSNLFFVYIFGKLVEEEEGSFALWMSYILTGAGSNLISWLVLPTSSVSLGASGAVFGLFTISVLVKMSWDWRKILEVLILGQFVVDKVMEAARATTVTGHSLQVNNIAHLSGALIGAALVFLINRIPFPSDGDSSKSSKDTREKRS, encoded by the exons ATGGCggcgcagcagctgctgctcctcctcccactcccgCTACCTTCCAGAACCTTCTCGaagcccctcccctcccttcccattcccctccccgccctccgcctctcctcctccgcctacgccgcccgccgccgcgacctGCTCCGCTCGCTCCGCTGCGGGATGAGGCGCTCAG ACTTGGTGGCGGACCTGGAGCTTGCCAAGGACAAGCAGTGGCAGGGGAGGCGTCCCAATGGCATTTTCTGGATCTTGCTGCTCAATGTTGGAATCTATGTCGCTGACCACTTGTTCCAG ATTGAACATATAAAGGCAATGTACTTGTACCATGCTTTCCCTAGTTGGTTTCAGTTTGTGACATCAACATTTTGCCATGCGAACTG GAATCATCTTTCAAGCAATCTATTCTTTGTATACATTTTTG GAAAGCTagttgaggaggaagaaggtagTTTTGCATTGTGGATGTCTTACATTTTGACTGGTGCTGGATCAAACTTAATTTCATGGTTGGTTCTTCCAACATCTTCCGTGTCACTTGGAGCATCTGGTGCTGTTTTTGGCCTTTTCACAATCAGTGTTCTAGTGAAG ATGTCATGGGACTGGAGAAAGATTCTTGAGGTCCTTATCCTTGGTCAATTTGTTGTTGACAAG GTCATGGAAGCCGCACGGGCAACTACTGTTACAGGGCACTCGCTGCAAGTAAACAATATTGCCCATCTATCTGGTGCTTTGATCGGTGCTGCATTAGTGTTCCTGATAAATCGTATCCCTTTTCCATCTGATGGTGATAGTTCAAAATCTTCAAAGGATACCAGAGAAAAAAGAAGCTAA